The Solanum lycopersicum chromosome 2, SLM_r2.1 DNA window aaaccacacccctatcaGAAGGCACGTGGGATTTCCCTTTGGGTTTTGTCAGTTTCAGCCCCACATCCGGAAATTATGATATATGTTGGAAGCAAGTTTTCAATCAGAGTGACAATGCACCAAGATATTTGTAATTATGTCcatgtaagttcttaattatgggtgtgaagtgctCCACATTCATGACTAAGAGGATACAAGCCTTTTTTTCGTGCTCGATTTAATTTGTCACTTGCCCtgaaccaaaggttatctagcataatagactTCTTTTTCAACCGATCGAGTCGCACTAACAGGCAGCCTGATTCCTatgtttaaggatatgtaggcaaGCTCAGTGTCGAAAACCCAACTGTTTTCCAACATCCACTCTTGAATCTTATTATTGAGTGTCTCGGTCCCTTTTAATCCGGTACCGAGATgatttttgaattcttttaaaatcGTGCATTAAATCAAGCGTATCAAACTACAGGtagcctgaattctcatatatcctgagatatgtaggaaatcTATGTCtagggttcggccataattctAAAAGTTCGTACCAAATCTGTTCTTTAGAGACGACTATGTGGTCGGTCAAAATtagtttggtcaatttcattttcctcgaatttcttgcatcaatcgaagtaaaatgagggacattTGTTGACCCCCAATTTTGGACTTCCACCATATAAATTAGTCAACTAAAGCTTCTTCGATTTCAAACgacttaaaataattagttttataaaaccttaagaaaatataaacttagtatttaaatagttttgtcaatttttatgttatttcaaaaatatatagatcATAAGTAGTTGTGTATacaattagtatattttatgattattcgaAAGTCgtctaaaaaaacaaaaaaaaaaagagattcatCTCGTTTAAGTATTTTGCTAGTTAGTTTAACCGTCCAatagtttacttttttttattagctATCTTATAATTAAGtcgattattttatttcattgagATTAAGaagattatttaattaatttatattaattcacCTCATCTAgatacaaattttaattcattatcCAATTCCTTAAATCAATTTGGGACAAAACCTTTTGGGCCCTCTTCCTCTTTTCTGCCAGCCCAAGTTTCTTTTATTACAATTCCTCTAAATTTGAAATCAGACCCAGCCTATTATTTTATTCCTAGCTCCATAACCGACCCGCCCATTTCTTCAGTGGCTAAGAAAGAGCAGGAGCGCGTCAACAATAGCAGACGGCAAACACGGTGTTATAGACGGAGAAATGCGTGAAATACACCGGCATCCCGTACGCATGTCGTCACATTCACGCAAAGGAGATGCGACACAAAGAAACTCACAGAGTCTCTGTGTATACATAGTACGTTGTGCCTCCTTATCGTCTTCCTCGTTCCCTTTCCAGTCGTACGCTACAACAAAAGCAGCAGTCCATAGAAAACGCATTTTCATCCTTGACGATAGGAGATCGCTCCACGTCAAGTGGCAAGGATGGTGAAGTTCATCCTGGGCGTCTATTCCCCTTTCCCTTTCAGGAATAGGTTGAAAATTTCAGGAAAAAGGAGGTTCGTCCATTTTGGTGCgaggttttgattttttcaaatttttgaatggATTGGAGGGTTGATTGCAAGAAGTGGAAAACCCTAATCTCCCTCCTATTTATATTCTCTTGTGCTCACTTAGAAAGGGGTCTTCTCTTTCgatttttgttagaaaaaaaagaaagtaacttaagaaaaagagagaaacatgggaattttgttttgaaacataccaattattttttcaaaggaaaaaacaaaGAGGGATATTTCGTTGGTGTTGGGAACTGCCATTCTCTTCCCGATTTCCTTAGTCACTATTCATTTGGTTTAAAGTTCGTGTGGTGAAGTGTTTCTCTACTCATTTCGTTACAGTTGGTTGGCTACAAGAAGGTAACAATTTTGCCTCCTTGTGTAATCTTCTCGTATTTTTGCCTTTTTTGAAATAGTATTTTGTTTGACGTCCTGAAAAATGTGTATTTGTCGTTGCTGTTTATCCAATATCGAATAATGTGTAGCATCTATATTCTCCTTAGTGATTTCGCTATCTATCGAATGTAACGTCCTCTTTTTGTAGTTTCTTCTGGCCCTCCCCTGTTGATATTTCGATGATTGGAAGCTCTTATTTTGTGTTTGTTGGCTGCTAATCTCAAGCTGAGTCGGGGAAGCGTATTGTTGTTAGTTTCTCAACTATGTGAACTGCTTGTGTGTTAGTGTTTTGAATGTTTTTGACTCACTATTAGTTACAAATTAGTACAAAATTAGTGGTGAGTTTGTCTTTTAGTCTATGTGGATGTGTATATTGATTTCCTGTGAAAGTTTGATGTTTCTCCTTGGTCTCAAGTTCAATTTTCTCTGTTAGAATCTACTGGGAAAGCAGTGATTTAATCATGAAGTTTGAAAGTCCCCTTCTATGGATCATATCGATTTTCATTGGCTTGCATtactttttttacatttttgcataaaaatgaaaatttagcTAGTTCAAGTTGTCAGGATGTTTGTGTGTCATTCTGTCATATGTATTGTCTCCTTTCTACTCCCCGTTTCCTTGAGCTCTTAGCTATTTATTATTTGTCTCTTAACTTTTCTACCCGCCTTAGTTTAtaagaatgataaaattattctCACGTTTGTCATCATTTTGCATGTAAATTATGATCGAgaacttgaaaataattaacataaagTTTGACTCGTTTAGCTAGAACAAAATTTGGCTCTTCGCATTCCCTTTGCATGTTTCGTAAGGTTATCCTTTATTCTTGTGCATTTTTCTTGGTTGGATACTTAGCATCCTGCTGCATGAAGCCATAACTAACCAAACCTGTATTCTCATGTGTCGATTAATTTGGTTCCTAGTAGAGATTTTTTTTCTGCTTTTCTTAATCTTCTTTAAGTGCTTTCAAATTAATCGATTTGGCTACAAACAAAATGTGTTGAATGTGTTAATAGAAGTCATGATTCTATCATTTTAAATAGGCATGATTTTCGTATTCTTATTGTTAGCTCTCTTGCGGATAGAAATATTGCATTCAACCTTTTGTGGAAGCATGGTATTAGCTTACAAATATTCTTAATCATGTGTGTTGAATGTTCGGTGATTACGGTTTTCACTTTCCTTGATATGTGAGTTCATGggttattttgatacattttattTCAATACCATTCCTCCCATTTGCTGGAATATGTTCACCCTTGGTTGTTTATTATCGCTTCATTGTTTTGCATAAAAAAATCACCTAAAATCATAATCATTAGTTAATGATGATTTTGCTACGGAGGTTTGGAAATTGTAAAGGGCTTGTTGACTTGTTGCTTATGAGAATATAGAATCTTCTTAGTCCCAATTTTGTTTATTGATCTAGCATCATGAAATTGTTTGAGTTTGTTTAAATCTCTTTGTGATTTgcttacttttattataatatgcCAACATTAAGTATGGTAGTCCATAGCCTTGTTCATTTGGCATTTTCAGGTATTTAGATTGTGATCAGTTACTCAccattttttaacttatttggtGCATGTAAAATTCGTGTGAGTGCTCATAGATTCCTTTATCCCTTGCATCTCGAGAGAGTCATTGAGACTCGCCTCCTATCGAGTCAACCAGCCATAAAAACGACGGACATGTCTCAAAGTTTAAGGAATTGAACAAAATCGAAGGAGTTTGATTAGAAGCCCTTTTTATCTTCcgattttattttgtattgttatttGTAATGGGCCTAAGCCCTTGTTACCTTTTTGTATAtactttgtattattatttgCTTAGTCTAGGAAAGATgtgaaagaaagaaatgggtCGAAGACCCTAGAAAGAACGATGGATCAAAACCCGAAGTAGGTGGGTCCAAAATTCTGGTCAAGGCAAACAGAATCCGGAGTTGGACCCAAATTtctttccctctctctctttacgtgttttttatttacttatttgttttattttggcaTTAGTTTAAGGTTCAAAAACTACGTATCTCCGCAAAGCGCCGTAAATGTTCTATCGacctaaaattaatattttttcaaataaatcgCGTagataaataagttaatgttttTAGACTCTCTACTATTCCAATCATTTTTTCAAGtcaagttaaaaataatttttagccaAACTATGTTAGTTGCTGGAAAACCGTTTTAAACGGGTGTTTTAGGTGTCTAACACCTTCCTAAAACATTAATTTGAATCTCcgaactctttaaatattttcaaacaattttttctgttaagctatttgaaaagaatagttttcttaatttttcttaaaattaagtGGCAACTCTAAAAAGTCGAAAACTCTTCGAAATAAATATTCTTCCTCTTTTGGATAAAACACTAAGCCTTTCAGTACTTCAAACTCAAGAGATTGCATGTTCTCTCTAACAGACCAGCGTCATaagtagaaaaaagaaaacatttggTTTCAGAGATGGGAGTTATGGGAGTTATGGGAGACCGAATTTAACATCAACTAGTTCAACTGGTGAACTTGTTCCATGAAGAACGTGCAATCAATTTGGCAAGACAGGAAGTAATAAATGCTCGTTTAGATGCACTCGTAAATGATTTTGAGATTTCTAAGGTCGATTCTTATTCAAATGAAAATACAAGTCAGAATCGCGGTTGGaaggaaaaaataaagttgTTGGAGGGTCAAGATCAAAAGTAGGAGGAAGTTTCGTCATTCCTCGACATACAAAGTTGGTTTTCCCAAGATTTAATGGGCAAGAGGACCCTTTAGGATGGTTGAATAGATGTGAACACTTCTTTCGACACCAACAAACTTCTAAAGAAGAAAAGATTGGACTTGCTTCTTTTCATTTAGAAGACATTACACAACTTTGGTTTGTTCAACTAAAGATAGATTTGCATAAACCATCTTGGTATGACTTTTAACATCAATGTAACATTTGTTTTCGGCCACCAATAAAAAGTAAGAAATTAGGAGAATTAGCTAAGTTATGCCAGATCAATTTGTGGCAAATTACCAAGAAAAGTTTGAGCATTTTTACATACGCGGGCTGGTACACTCACTCAGTCGcaaaaaaatgaactttataTCAGTTTGTCTTGCTGATTATATAACAATTGAGGTTGAAGTGCATAATTCTCCAAATTTGACTACGATGATGAGTTTATCCCAACTTTATGAAAGCAAGGAATAATCTGTTTGTTCTTAATCGTTAGATACTTGGAAATCCAAGACATCAAATTTCTCATCTCAACAACATGTTCGATTTGTGAAGAAACTAACCAGATCTAAGATGGAGAAAAGTCGACTTAAGGGACTTTGTTTCAATTGGTTGAACCAATCACACGAGGTCATCAATGCAAGAAATTATTTTGGATCGTTTTCATAGATGATGAGGAAAAGTTTAATGGAAAGGAGGGAAATACTAATTTATGCACTTAGCGCTTGAGGACAAGTGCGATTTGAAGGAGAAGAGTAATGTTATCACTCCTTAGTTATCCAATAGTTACGACAATAGTTTCTTTTAGTAgtagttatttttcttttagtgcATTTCTAGGGTTAGTTATATTATAAGTGTTGTACTTAAACTATATGTCTTATGAAATGATTGAAGAAAAATACTAAGTCTTTCAGTTTTTCAAACTCAGGAAATTGCGGGTTCTCTCTAACGAACCAGCGCcataaatagaaaattaaaaaaaaattaatttcacacTCTGTTCCATAACTAGATTCATAAAAAGGGACCAGAACATTTTCCGTGTTGTTGAGTGCACTTCTAATGCCTAATCACATGCCAAAGTCAATTAACGATGTCACTATTATAAGTCTTTGTTGAGTCAAATCATAATGCAAAGTGAAAGTTAGAGGTGTAGGAAAATGTCAACACACACGCAAACTCCGCAACATCGAAGTAACATCAGCAGCCTTTTGCACGCATGTCCTTGAGGATACTCTGTTGGATCCTTAAATAATCGGCATGCTCATCCTCactttttgaataaataaagatCTCATCGATAAACACAATTAtagatacattaaaatattttctaaacaaCTCTATTAATCAAGTCtattgttgtgcggaatttgagataatacgagaaaatataaacgcgaaaaaacaagacaacagatttacgtggttcaccaataaattggctacgtccccggggaagagagggagcatttttattattaaaaacagaatacagaatagggtttgccatagcgtctatatatagtgctaagctacgccctaacaggcttgggcccaacatacagaattgacaaataattaagggcccaatacaacaacattgtataccatcgggccgggggcgtctctacccccccggacccccaggtcagggggcgcgtcgccccctggaccccccgactcgctgaccgggcagcgagacccccgtcctttctgttgtaacgggtccgattcaaggcattaaACATCTATGAATGTAGCTGAAGCATTAGTCAAACCAAACTAAATTATAAAGTCATAATGATCACAatgagtttgaaaagctctttTTCAAATGTCATCTTCATTCACCTTGAATTGGTGAGAACCCCGCCAGAGGTTGATCTTAGAAAAATTATTCGTTCCTTGGAGTTGATCGAGCAAATGATAAATTCTAAAAAGTgggatacttatttttaatggtaaccttattcaattttcggtagtctatacacatacaaagtgaaccatctttcttacgaacaaaaaaatttggagcACCCCATACAGAGATACTCGGTTGGATGAAACCTTTATCCAATAAatcattcaaatattattttctgtCTCTAGATAAATTTATCACGCTGAATATGATTtggataatattttattgatatagattttaatatcaatatatacattgatatattgaaaataagtcGGGTTTTAATTAGTAGTAGTGTCTGGTCTAGAAACAtgttaatattaaaattgatacatatcataatctttagATCGTATTCAAATTGAAAAGTCTCAATCttaatacaaacaaaaaatgcCTTAAACTACAAGGCattattgattatgaattttcaCTGCTTGTGGACGAATACATCGAGGAGACATAATTAACTTAATCATCTATTCTCTGTGGACCTAAATTGTAAAGATGTCAGGTATAGTCTGATACAATCATTTTCATTGAAGTAAATGCAAAGCGAGCAAAACGTTGCCATTTCTCTGAAACAGCTATATCTTACGAAAATTCTCAGCTCAAATACAGTCTAATTGCTATGATGCCTCTCTACATTCTGGAAATGAGCAAATAAAAGAGAATGTACAAAGGAAAACCTTGTACTCTATTTATCAAGTTATACAGGAGGAGGTGGCAGGTCTAACAAAAGCCAGAATCCAACACAATCATCCGAATTCAGGTCATTTTGAATAGCAAGGAAGTGCAAACCTCCACAGGCTTTCTTTGCTGCTTCCCAAGCTTCAGCTTCACTTGTGGATGCAGGATTTTTCTTGTAAGTCGCATAAATGTAGCGGGTAGAGATACCCACCGACAAAATTAACGAAGCCTTGTAAACATCAGCTTCAATCGAACAGACTTCCAAGCCATTCATCCAAGCTGTAGTAGTCCACAATCAAAAGAGGATGGTGAAACacaaattgtaaaaaataattttaaaaaaaaattctacacaACACATTCTTTGGGTCTCATTAAAAGGCTAGAAGTATCCAAAGATGTTGCTGGCTATAGGAGCTCGAGCAGACAGATGGGTTGACCAAACTCTACCTTAAACCAACATTCCTCAATGAACGGACTTTAACTATGACCTACATATCCCCCTTGACATTCGGAAATAGGGAGATATGTTTTCAGCTGCTATAGTTTGATGTCAGAAGTTTCTAACAGTTCACGCAGATAATCATATCATTTGTCCAATCACACTGCCAATTTAGACCAGCTCATCTGAGTAAACTTGAAAAGcaaataaaagattttgaatGGATTGATATACAGAAATTAATACCAGATACATTCAAAAGAATAGAAGAGACGAGATTTGTAAAATCACTGTGaaatagttttaatttatttagctTGAAACAAGATATTTTCATATTAGGTCAGGAATAAAATGTTTTGGTATGCATAAAGAAGGAAAGTGTATCGAGCAAATTTGGACAAAGACCAATTGTTTGATACTTGGAAGTGCCCACCAAATAGAGCAGGAAATAGATTTCAAATCGAAATGAGTGGACAGACACTCTGTCCTTAGAAAACATGGAAAAGCTTTGAGTACAACAGACGTGTTTATGAAtgaaatttgatcaatttttcaaGCCCCAATTAACGGACACCAAACGCTTCAATCACATTTTTTGGTAAATTGAAGACTTATTATCctcaaaggtgaaagaatgtTGCCATCATCTGACAAGTAGATAATAACATGCAGTACTTGAAGCGCAGCTCTGTTTACATCAATGGTGACAGTTACCACATCAATATATGTGCAGAACCATCTTTGCTACAAGAAGCCACAACTCCAGGAAAAGTGAATTTTCAACAATACTGAACAAATGCAATAACAGTTTTCAATAGAGAATAGACAACCCACGGTGAGATAATATCATTTCAAGAAAATGATGTGAGAATCTGTTGTGAAGAAATAAAGAGATCCTACTATATCGAAATCtcaattaacaaaataataggATAATTTTGGATCACCCGATGCTTCTCCACTCTAGCTCTCCAACATAGACTTGTCTATATAATATAGGTAACTTTAATCTTTAATTGAGCAATCAGAGTCAAATTACCACTTCTGCCGAGAAATACATCATCAGaccatttgaaaaaaataatgaatatttttataaaaaaaatcacatttgagaatggtataaGTAGTCTAATTAGTCTTGCTTCATGAGGGTTCAACCTAATGTCTCGGTGTTTTGGCCCACAACCCCCATCTTTGCAAATACTAATTGACTAGCATTTTGGTCATGACAAATGGTTGCACCTTAGAAACGGTTCAATGCCCATATGAACTAGcaagaaatgattttgatgttataaaaTTAAGTAGATTAAATTTACTCGAAAAAAGGGGGAAGAAAAAGGAAAGTAGGTCAAATTATACTTATAGAGCACATGAGAGTTATAAAAGAAGTATGAAGGAAAATTGTCAATTTAGGAACAATGCATGTGCTCATGAATTGTCATAATCCATTAATACaataaagttaaaaagaaaaaaaagatagtaCAGCTCTGATACCAGCTAAGGGTTTCGCACGTGAGGATGCAACTGCTAGTCCAGGAATCAATGTGTTGTCCTCAATTTCGATCCCCAGAAGATCCAAGTCCAAACTTGAGCCAAAAACCAACCTAGTCTCCAGGTTAGATACTTCCTTACGAACAGCTACAAACAAGATAAATTGTAAGTCCATAATTTTAAAGGTACAATAATATTAGAAATTCATGTCCAACTTGATATCGGTTCTAATCCAAGTTTATCTTCTCAAAATGAGAAATATGGCAAGTTATAGTACAGAATAGGAATTCTATTCTTCTTACAAATCATCAAGAGCTAAACTAGATTAGTTGTTCCAGAGTGTTAGAATTAAATGTACCTGAAACGGGCAACTGGACAAAAGCCCACTTTTCTCCATACAGATTCTCAGGAAGTTCCATTGGAAAAGGATTGTCAAGTGCAAGAAGTGGCTTGGCTCCTTTTTGAAAACCAGGATGGCGAGTATAAACAGTTTCATAGCGGTCTTCAAGCCAAAGGACAAGTGATAAGCACTGAAATATAGCAGCATACAAGAAATCTGTTTTTAAACAATTGTGCATAAAATAGCAAAATATTGCAGTATCttggttattatttttatattagaaaaGACCTTTTGTTATGTCATGGATCAAAGATCATTTAGGCATTACTGAAGTCTTGTGTATACACATAAATGAGCTATTCATTTTCagatcatataaaaatatggaaatgaaGCAATGCATTGTATATCAAACTAAAGCTTGACTTGGGGGGAGAATTTACCAGGAAAGAAAGGGAGAGCTAATTTTGAATGAATGCTATATGTGCTTTACCAGCAAAATAGGTAGGATGAACTTAGGGATGGAAAAATCAAACACAACTTGTCTCCAACATTTGAGGGTCGTGGGTGCTCACTttcttttaacataaaattgCAGGT harbors:
- the TAB2 gene encoding photosystem I-related protein TAB2 (The RefSeq protein has 2 substitutions compared to this genomic sequence) is translated as MACLSCSLPLLQTHKAISNFSVFPFKSVAICLPKCKVKSVHIPSVSEASSISSTNLEEEEDDDPTAELVYLDPEIDPESLSEWELDFCSRPILDIRGKKLWELLVCDDSLSLQYTKYFPNNLINSITLKDALLSISNDLGIPLPDKIRFFRSQMQTIITRACNELAIKPVPSKRCLSLVLWLEDRYETVYTRHPGFQKGAKPLLALDNPFPMELPENLYGEKWAFVQLPVSAVRKEVSNLETRLVFGSSLDLDLLGIEIEDNTLIPGLAVASSRAKPLAAWMNGLEVCSIEADVDKASLILSVGISTRYIYATYKKNPASTSEAEAWEAAKKACGGLHFLAIQNDLNSDDCVGFWLLLNLPPPPV